Below is a genomic region from Rhodohalobacter sp. 614A.
AGATGTAATACGAGCGCCCGTCTATATTTCGATAGGCAGAAACTTTTACATTTTGTTCACTCTGCTCAAGACGATCGGAATAGATAAGCGTATCACCAACCTCAATCCTCTCTTCAACAGGATATTCGAGCTGATGAACCACCAGATTCCGGTCTCCATCAACATTTCTGCGGGGATGAAATCTTCGTCCGTGCTCCAGAAGATAGGTTACACGATCAATCCGCTCCATGAACTCCCAAGTAAGTTCTCGGTCAATTTCATCTTTGATAATGAAATAGGAGATCACCCCGCCAATGCCCAAAACAATTACCGTAATGATCAGGTAGATCAAAATAAACCGTGTGATCAGTTTCATGCTCAGGATCCGTTCCCTTTAAATTTGTACCCGATACTGTACACGCTTTCGATATAATCATTTGCACCGGCTTCCACCAGTTTTTTCCTCAGGTTTTTGATATGCTGATACACAAAATCGAGGTTTTCAAGGTGATCTACATAATCACCCCACAAATGTTCGGCAATATTCTGTTTGGATAAAACCCGGTTTTTGTTGGATGCGAAATAGAGAAGAAGATCGTACTCTTTGGGCGTTACATCTACGAGGTCATCATTCACTAACACTTCGCGGGTTTTTGTGTTGATAGAAATTTCATTGGCCCGCACAATTTCGCTGCCGCCAAGATTATTACGCCGGTTTACGGCTTTGATTCGTGCCTGCAGCTCCGGCAACTGAAACGGTTTGGTGAGGTAATCGTCGGCACCCAGTTCGAGGCCGGTTACTTTATCATCCAAAGAATTTTTTGCGGAAATGATGATAGTGCCGGTTTCGGGATTTACCGATTTCAGCTCGCGCAAAACCTGAAGTCCGTCGCCTTTTGGAATCATGATATCAATGAGCACCACATCATAGGTGTAGGACATGATTTTGTCAAACGCCTCATCATAATCGACG
It encodes:
- a CDS encoding response regulator transcription factor — protein: MKLLIVEDNRDLLENILKYLEREGYRCETAVDYDEAFDKIMSYTYDVVLIDIMIPKGDGLQVLRELKSVNPETGTIIISAKNSLDDKVTGLELGADDYLTKPFQLPELQARIKAVNRRNNLGGSEIVRANEISINTKTREVLVNDDLVDVTPKEYDLLLYFASNKNRVLSKQNIAEHLWGDYVDHLENLDFVYQHIKNLRKKLVEAGANDYIESVYSIGYKFKGNGS